The following are encoded together in the Pseudothermotoga sp. genome:
- a CDS encoding GntR family transcriptional regulator translates to MEKKKAWERAYNYVKTLILTMELKPGELVSEYSIANKLSMSRAPVREALKKLEQEGLLVSSANGRRRVFILTIRDIEQIFDLKEILESAIVEWAIERGTEDEKEELYQTAQRMLSLFSEKNLAQLDRESILKKWLQLDFQFHELIYRMSRNPRAANFVKNLNDQWQRLRQALLVLEGRLEKSSHEHAEIASAIVKNDKQAAVTAMKSHLLSIRKTLISVLKAFNFPQY, encoded by the coding sequence ATGGAAAAAAAGAAAGCTTGGGAAAGAGCTTATAACTACGTAAAAACGTTGATTTTAACGATGGAGCTAAAACCTGGAGAGTTGGTATCTGAGTATTCAATTGCAAACAAACTTTCCATGAGTCGTGCTCCTGTGAGAGAGGCTCTGAAGAAACTTGAGCAGGAAGGTCTCTTAGTGTCCAGTGCCAATGGAAGGCGAAGAGTCTTCATACTGACCATAAGAGATATTGAACAAATCTTTGATCTGAAAGAAATTTTGGAATCAGCGATTGTTGAGTGGGCAATCGAGAGGGGAACAGAAGATGAGAAAGAAGAACTATATCAAACGGCACAGCGCATGCTTTCATTGTTCAGCGAGAAAAACTTGGCTCAATTAGATAGAGAGAGTATTCTAAAAAAGTGGTTGCAACTCGATTTTCAATTTCATGAACTGATTTATAGAATGTCCAGAAATCCAAGAGCAGCAAACTTTGTAAAAAATCTGAACGATCAATGGCAAAGGTTAAGGCAAGCTCTATTGGTATTGGAAGGCAGGCTTGAGAAAAGCTCTCATGAGCATGCGGAGATCGCCTCAGCAATAGTTAAGAACGATAAACAAGCAGCTGTAACCGCTATGAAGAGCCATTTGCTGAGTATTCGAAAAACACTCATAAGTGTGCTTAAGGCTTTCAATTTTCCTCAGTATTAG
- a CDS encoding TRAP transporter small permease, which yields MRRQGSISLRSKIKLIECVLYKVMKGLTMVCLVGLLTMVTLQVLARFLRIRIVVDDLVTLLNVWMIFIGSSILVRDKSHVAIEVEGRLFAKSKILRISAILVTHGLVIFFLLFIIKSGMDIVKASFSAVTPMLRLPQWWWYLPLPLSGVLMLLWEVKNMLKALNSIIKEAEGDESSKSVGRKRSGGS from the coding sequence ATGAGAAGGCAAGGTTCGATATCCTTGAGGTCTAAAATCAAGTTGATCGAGTGTGTACTTTATAAAGTGATGAAGGGTCTCACCATGGTTTGTTTGGTTGGTCTTTTAACTATGGTAACTTTGCAAGTGCTGGCGCGTTTTTTGAGAATAAGAATCGTGGTCGATGATTTAGTGACCCTCTTGAATGTTTGGATGATATTCATTGGTAGTTCCATACTGGTGAGGGACAAATCACATGTTGCGATCGAAGTGGAGGGAAGATTATTCGCAAAAAGCAAAATCCTCAGAATATCTGCTATCTTAGTAACTCACGGACTTGTGATCTTTTTCCTACTCTTCATAATCAAGTCCGGAATGGACATAGTTAAGGCTTCCTTTTCGGCTGTGACACCTATGCTACGTTTGCCACAGTGGTGGTGGTACTTGCCTCTCCCACTGTCTGGCGTTTTGATGCTTTTGTGGGAAGTGAAAAATATGTTGAAGGCACTCAATTCCATCATAAAGGAGGCTGAAGGTGATGAAAGTAGTAAGAGCGTGGGAAGAAAAAGGAGTGGAGGTTCCTGA
- a CDS encoding cupin domain-containing protein, whose protein sequence is MKVVRAWEEKGVEVPEPYRRIIKVLFAPDKEGVNELLFSIAIIPPGSKTDYHSHDRPELMYIVSGQGICVTENGEIPITEDMALWAPAGEKHQFVNTGYVPLKLATAFVPPYTAGENYNRALKAAKNKE, encoded by the coding sequence ATGAAAGTAGTAAGAGCGTGGGAAGAAAAAGGAGTGGAGGTTCCTGAACCGTATCGCAGGATCATCAAGGTACTCTTCGCACCAGATAAAGAAGGAGTTAATGAACTTTTATTCAGTATAGCTATAATACCACCTGGTTCGAAAACGGATTATCATTCCCACGATCGACCTGAATTAATGTACATAGTTTCTGGCCAAGGCATTTGTGTAACAGAGAACGGTGAGATCCCAATAACGGAGGATATGGCTCTCTGGGCACCGGCCGGTGAAAAGCATCAATTCGTAAACACTGGTTACGTGCCTTTGAAACTTGCCACGGCTTTCGTTCCACCTTATACTGCTGGTGAGAATTACAATCGGGCTTTAAAGGCAGCTAAAAACAAGGAGTGA